One Cellulomonas soli DNA window includes the following coding sequences:
- the fliN gene encoding flagellar motor switch protein FliN has protein sequence MNTTVATAELAGRAAQAAAVLVPSTVPLTAVPAAGQRPAADAVAIVASFVGSPSAEVAIIAGDAVADAIAAGQAAGAALGPAEALRPALEAATHELGAGVLDTARTETTADVIGPDTELFALQHEGVTLAWFALRLRGPQVTRPTTNQVPAQRASMRVLYDVEMTLTAEIGRTRLPVRQVLDLTPGAILELDRTAGSPADIMVNGRLIARGEVVVVDEDYGVRITEIVAGTEAAG, from the coding sequence ATGAACACCACCGTCGCCACGGCCGAGCTCGCCGGCCGCGCCGCGCAGGCCGCCGCCGTCCTCGTGCCGTCGACCGTGCCGCTGACCGCGGTGCCCGCCGCGGGTCAGCGCCCCGCCGCGGACGCGGTCGCGATCGTCGCCTCGTTCGTCGGCTCGCCCAGCGCCGAGGTCGCGATCATCGCCGGTGACGCGGTGGCCGACGCGATCGCCGCCGGTCAGGCGGCCGGTGCGGCGCTCGGCCCGGCGGAGGCCCTGCGCCCGGCCCTCGAGGCCGCCACGCACGAGCTCGGCGCGGGCGTGCTGGACACCGCGCGCACCGAGACCACGGCCGACGTGATCGGCCCGGACACCGAGCTGTTCGCGCTGCAGCACGAGGGCGTCACGCTCGCCTGGTTCGCGCTGCGGCTGCGCGGCCCGCAGGTGACCCGGCCCACCACCAACCAGGTGCCCGCGCAGCGCGCGAGCATGCGGGTGCTCTACGACGTCGAGATGACGCTCACCGCCGAGATCGGCCGCACCCGGCTGCCCGTCCGTCAGGTCCTCGACCTGACGCCCGGCGCGATCCTCGAGCTCGACCGGACCGCCGGCAGCCCCGCGGACATCATGGTCAACGGTCGGCTGATCGCCCGCGGCGAGGTCGTCGTCGTCGACGAGGACTACGGCGTGCGGATCACCGAGATCGTCGCCGGCACGGAGGCGGCCGGCTGA
- a CDS encoding flagellar biosynthetic protein FliO codes for MEGPLLVLRVLLALVCVVGIIWYAGRRLGGQAQARRASHEPSVRLVGRQTIGRHNGVAVLAVGTRRILVGYGDTQVTMLTELDPVEEEAPAAQATLVPAPHPSPEDAVDGLPVSVPDDARALVTVPVGAVVAPSPLQGSLLAPSTWRQAWHVMQERTVRR; via the coding sequence ATGGAGGGGCCGCTGCTCGTGCTGCGCGTGCTGCTCGCGCTCGTCTGCGTCGTCGGGATCATCTGGTACGCCGGTCGGCGTCTGGGTGGTCAGGCGCAGGCCCGTCGCGCGTCGCACGAGCCGAGCGTGCGGCTCGTCGGTCGGCAGACCATCGGCCGGCACAACGGGGTCGCCGTGCTCGCGGTCGGCACCCGCCGGATCCTGGTCGGCTACGGCGACACCCAGGTGACGATGCTCACCGAGCTCGACCCGGTCGAGGAGGAGGCACCCGCGGCACAGGCGACCCTCGTGCCCGCCCCGCACCCCTCGCCGGAGGACGCCGTCGACGGGCTGCCGGTCTCGGTGCCCGACGACGCCCGTGCCCTGGTCACCGTCCCCGTGGGTGCGGTCGTCGCCCCGTCGCCGCTGCAGGGCTCGCTGCTCGCGCCGTCCACGTGGCGCCAGGCCTGGCACGTGATGCAGGAACGCACGGTGCGCCGGTGA
- the fliP gene encoding flagellar type III secretion system pore protein FliP (The bacterial flagellar biogenesis protein FliP forms a type III secretion system (T3SS)-type pore required for flagellar assembly.), which produces MGESVTVGLNGVNGTPSSSIVVLLAITVLSVAPSLLIMMTSFTKIFVVLTITRNALGLQGVPPNQVLAGLALFLSLFIMGPVLSDVNDSGVQPYLAGDLTFSQAVDVGKAPLQDFMLEHTRESDLALITRAADQENPETAQDVPFTTLVPAFMLSELRAAFIMGFVVFVPFLVIDLVVSASLMSMGMMMLPPTMVSLPFKLLLFVLVDGWGLVLTSLVGSYTGGG; this is translated from the coding sequence ATGGGTGAGTCGGTGACCGTGGGCCTCAACGGCGTCAACGGCACGCCGTCCAGCTCGATCGTCGTGCTGCTGGCCATCACGGTGCTGTCGGTCGCGCCGTCGTTGCTCATCATGATGACGAGCTTCACCAAGATCTTCGTCGTCCTGACGATCACCCGGAACGCGCTCGGCCTGCAGGGCGTGCCGCCCAACCAGGTGCTCGCCGGCCTGGCTCTCTTCCTGTCGCTGTTCATCATGGGCCCGGTGCTCTCGGACGTGAACGACAGCGGGGTGCAGCCCTACCTGGCCGGTGACCTGACGTTCTCCCAGGCCGTCGACGTCGGCAAGGCCCCGTTGCAGGACTTCATGCTCGAGCACACGCGCGAGTCGGACCTGGCGCTCATCACCCGGGCCGCCGACCAGGAGAACCCGGAGACCGCGCAGGACGTGCCGTTCACGACGCTGGTCCCGGCGTTCATGCTCTCCGAGCTGCGGGCCGCGTTCATCATGGGCTTCGTCGTGTTCGTGCCGTTCCTCGTGATCGACCTGGTCGTCTCGGCGTCCCTGATGTCGATGGGCATGATGATGCTGCCGCCGACCATGGTCTCGCTGCCGTTCAAGCTGCTGCTGTTCGTCCTCGTCGACGGGTGGGGCCTGGTGCTCACGTCCCTGGTCGGCTCCTACACGGGCGGGGGCTGA
- the fliQ gene encoding flagellar biosynthesis protein FliQ: MDTTAVLDIGMDALILAAKLAAPVLVTALVVGFIVSLVQSVTQIQEVTLSFVPKAIAAAVALMVAGHWMIAELVTFTNDLFARIPALVGG; encoded by the coding sequence ATGGACACCACCGCCGTCCTCGACATCGGCATGGACGCGCTGATCCTCGCCGCCAAGCTCGCCGCGCCCGTGCTGGTCACCGCACTGGTCGTGGGCTTCATCGTCTCGCTCGTGCAGTCCGTGACGCAGATCCAGGAGGTCACGCTCTCGTTCGTGCCCAAGGCCATCGCGGCCGCGGTCGCCCTCATGGTCGCCGGGCACTGGATGATCGCCGAGCTGGTGACGTTCACCAACGACCTGTTCGCCCGGATCCCGGCGCTGGTCGGCGGCTGA
- a CDS encoding flagellar biosynthetic protein FliR, with protein MDPVAVTLPLAELETTMLAGVRMAAFLVIAPPFAHRAIPGAVKVVLAIGLALAVGPRLDPLPSDTTPVFLGALVLQAAIGAGLGFLVALVFDAIQSAGALIDMFGGFQMGQAFDPMSMTNGAQFARLYQMTALVLLFASNAYQLVLAGLVRTFDALPLGVGMDMSALASTLVEGTTSMFVAALQIAGPLLVVLFLADVGLGLLTRVAPALNAFAMGFPLKILLTLTFGSFAYLALPHVVETMTGRSVGAMLGVLP; from the coding sequence ATGGACCCCGTCGCGGTCACGCTGCCCCTGGCGGAGCTGGAGACGACCATGCTCGCCGGCGTGCGCATGGCGGCGTTCCTGGTCATCGCCCCCCCGTTCGCGCACCGGGCGATCCCGGGCGCCGTCAAGGTGGTCCTCGCGATCGGCCTGGCGCTCGCGGTCGGCCCGCGGCTCGACCCGCTGCCCTCGGACACCACCCCGGTGTTCCTCGGCGCGCTCGTGCTGCAGGCGGCCATCGGCGCCGGGCTCGGGTTCCTCGTCGCCCTGGTGTTCGACGCGATCCAGTCCGCCGGTGCGCTCATCGACATGTTCGGCGGGTTCCAGATGGGGCAGGCCTTCGACCCGATGAGCATGACGAACGGCGCGCAGTTCGCCCGGCTCTACCAGATGACCGCGCTGGTGCTGCTGTTCGCCTCGAACGCCTACCAGCTGGTGCTGGCCGGGCTGGTCCGCACGTTCGACGCCCTGCCGCTGGGTGTCGGGATGGACATGTCGGCCCTCGCCTCCACGCTCGTCGAGGGCACCACCTCGATGTTCGTCGCAGCGCTGCAGATCGCCGGTCCGCTGCTCGTCGTGCTGTTCCTCGCCGACGTCGGCCTGGGCCTGCTCACCCGCGTGGCCCCCGCGCTCAACGCGTTCGCGATGGGCTTCCCGCTGAAGATCTTGCTGACCCTCACGTTCGGCTCGTTCGCCTACCTCGCGCTGCCGCACGTCGTGGAGACGATGACCGGACGCTCGGTCGGCGCGATGCTGGGGGTGCTGCCGTGA
- a CDS encoding EscU/YscU/HrcU family type III secretion system export apparatus switch protein, whose amino-acid sequence MSDGQERTQKATPQRMKELRRKGGLSTSQDMSAWVGLGVAVLMIPGVISRGKAAATDQLAHVRDVALDPASLSVTTVLGDALRSVVPTLAPMFVAVVVAAIVVAAAQGGIHVRKLKLHVEHLNPTSAAKRLLGPQSWWQGAKTLLKTGVVALVLLTVVQGLVPVLTVSGRLPLQQLVDTAAGGTTSLLRFGIVAGVLLAVADLVVVMRRNRKQTRMTLLEVKEEHKKTEGDPQVKGAIRAKQMAMSRNRMMAAVAQADVVLVNPTHVAVALRYEPGSGAPKVVAKGAGALAARIRAEASEHRVPLVEDIPLARALHAACEVGQEIPEYLFTAVARVLAFVMALRRRGASTGQHRVPGGSALPTGAPTDHRAAAREAKRRTRAARAARRAPAVRTTAVPTDLTPTEDRP is encoded by the coding sequence GTGAGCGACGGGCAGGAGAGGACCCAGAAGGCCACGCCGCAGCGCATGAAGGAGCTGCGGCGCAAGGGAGGGCTGTCGACCTCGCAGGACATGTCCGCGTGGGTCGGGCTGGGCGTGGCCGTGCTCATGATCCCGGGCGTCATCTCACGCGGGAAGGCCGCCGCGACCGACCAGCTCGCGCACGTGCGCGACGTCGCGCTCGACCCGGCCTCGCTGTCCGTGACCACGGTGCTCGGCGACGCGCTGCGCTCGGTCGTGCCGACCCTGGCACCGATGTTCGTGGCCGTGGTGGTGGCGGCGATCGTCGTGGCCGCCGCGCAGGGCGGCATCCACGTGCGCAAGCTCAAGCTGCACGTCGAGCACCTCAACCCGACGTCGGCCGCCAAGCGCCTGCTCGGCCCGCAGTCCTGGTGGCAGGGCGCCAAGACGCTGCTGAAGACCGGTGTCGTCGCGCTCGTGCTGCTCACGGTCGTGCAGGGGCTCGTCCCGGTGCTCACCGTGTCCGGTCGGCTTCCCCTGCAGCAGCTGGTCGACACCGCGGCGGGCGGCACCACGAGCCTGCTGCGCTTCGGCATCGTCGCGGGCGTCCTGCTGGCCGTCGCCGACCTCGTCGTCGTCATGCGCCGCAACCGCAAGCAGACGCGCATGACGCTGCTCGAGGTCAAGGAGGAGCACAAGAAGACCGAGGGCGACCCGCAGGTCAAGGGTGCGATCCGGGCCAAGCAGATGGCCATGAGCCGCAATCGCATGATGGCCGCCGTCGCGCAGGCCGACGTCGTGCTCGTCAACCCCACGCACGTCGCCGTCGCGCTGCGCTACGAGCCCGGCTCGGGGGCCCCGAAGGTCGTCGCCAAGGGCGCCGGTGCGCTCGCCGCACGGATCCGCGCCGAGGCCTCCGAGCACCGCGTGCCGCTCGTCGAGGACATCCCGCTGGCCCGCGCCCTGCACGCCGCGTGCGAGGTCGGCCAGGAGATCCCCGAGTACCTGTTCACCGCGGTCGCCCGCGTGCTCGCCTTCGTCATGGCCCTGCGCCGGCGCGGGGCGAGCACCGGCCAGCACCGCGTCCCGGGCGGGTCGGCGCTGCCGACCGGCGCCCCCACCGACCACCGTGCCGCCGCACGCGAGGCCAAGCGGCGCACCCGTGCCGCACGTGCCGCCCGCCGTGCGCCGGCCGTCCGCACGACCGCCGTGCCCACCGACCTGACCCCGACGGAGGACCGCCCGTGA
- a CDS encoding flagellar biosynthesis protein FlhA — protein sequence MKNRPIAQMAVPAGVVGIVLLLVVPLPSQMLDVLLAVNITVSLVILLTSMYVKRPLDFSIFPSLILVFTLFRLGLNVASTRLVLRDGYAGAVIDAFGHFVVGGSLVIGLVIFLILVVIQFVVITNGAGRVAEVGARFTLDAMPGKQMAIDADLNSGLIDEDTARRRRADVAAEADFYGAMDGGSKFVKGDAMAGIIITVINLVGGFVIGMLQMGLTAQESLERFSLMTIGDGLVTQIPALLLSVSTGIVVTRATAEGDMGSAAANQLLQSKQALFIAGGGAIALALLPGMPKLPFLLVGCGLLLLAQRVRASQAKEEAAAQVAAITSPTASGGTPADTPEQLIEQMRVHTLEVLLAPDLVDLVGQGPEADLLARVRGLRRKIALELGIVVPPVRTRDSVDLPRSTYVVRIAGVEVGRGEAPGGRVLALGDDLGSLPGTLVTEPVFGLPGKWVPAELRHAAELTGATVVDRVSVLITHLGSLITQNAGRLLGREDVRVLTEALKRVNPSVVEELVPSLLTLGEVQRVLQGLLAEEVPVRDLARIYEALSLRARTSTDPEGLVEAARAALGPALAQPYVQGGALRVVTLEPMLEHQLLEQLRPGDGGSHLLVDPGVLDSVLGQLRQVVAAAESDGRPVVLACAPAIRPALRRLVALGLPRLPVLAYGEVTGTGVTVETAGVVNGGHAIAA from the coding sequence GTGAAGAACCGGCCGATCGCCCAGATGGCTGTGCCCGCCGGTGTCGTCGGCATCGTGCTGCTGCTCGTCGTCCCGCTGCCCTCGCAGATGCTCGACGTGCTGCTCGCGGTCAACATCACGGTCTCGCTCGTCATCCTGCTGACCAGCATGTACGTCAAGCGACCGCTCGACTTCTCGATCTTCCCGTCGCTGATCCTGGTGTTCACCCTGTTCCGGCTGGGCCTGAACGTGGCCAGCACACGGCTCGTCCTGCGCGACGGGTACGCCGGTGCGGTCATCGACGCGTTCGGGCACTTCGTCGTGGGCGGCTCGCTCGTCATCGGCCTGGTGATCTTCCTGATCCTGGTCGTCATCCAGTTCGTCGTCATCACCAACGGTGCCGGCCGGGTCGCCGAGGTCGGTGCCCGGTTCACCCTCGACGCGATGCCCGGCAAGCAGATGGCCATCGACGCCGACCTCAACTCGGGCCTCATCGACGAGGACACCGCCCGCAGGCGCCGCGCCGACGTGGCCGCCGAGGCCGACTTCTACGGCGCGATGGACGGTGGGTCGAAGTTCGTCAAGGGCGACGCGATGGCCGGCATCATCATCACGGTCATCAACCTCGTCGGCGGCTTCGTCATCGGCATGCTGCAGATGGGCCTGACCGCGCAGGAGTCGCTCGAGCGGTTCAGCCTCATGACGATCGGTGACGGTCTGGTCACGCAGATCCCCGCGCTGCTGCTGTCGGTGTCCACGGGCATCGTCGTCACCCGTGCGACCGCCGAGGGCGACATGGGGTCGGCCGCGGCCAACCAGCTGCTGCAGTCGAAGCAGGCGCTGTTCATCGCCGGCGGCGGTGCCATCGCGCTCGCGCTGCTGCCCGGCATGCCCAAGCTGCCGTTCCTGCTGGTCGGCTGCGGGTTGCTGCTGCTCGCCCAGCGGGTGCGCGCCTCCCAGGCGAAGGAGGAGGCCGCCGCGCAGGTTGCCGCGATCACCTCGCCCACCGCGAGCGGCGGCACCCCGGCGGACACCCCCGAGCAGCTCATCGAGCAGATGCGCGTGCACACCCTCGAGGTGCTGCTCGCCCCCGACCTGGTCGACCTGGTCGGCCAGGGCCCGGAGGCCGACCTGCTGGCCCGTGTGCGTGGGCTGCGCCGCAAGATCGCGCTCGAGCTGGGCATCGTCGTGCCGCCCGTGCGCACGCGCGACAGCGTCGACCTGCCGCGGTCCACGTACGTGGTGCGGATCGCCGGCGTCGAGGTCGGCCGGGGCGAGGCCCCCGGCGGGCGTGTTCTCGCGCTCGGCGACGACCTCGGCTCGCTGCCCGGCACGCTCGTCACCGAGCCCGTGTTCGGCCTGCCCGGCAAGTGGGTGCCCGCCGAGCTGCGGCACGCCGCCGAGCTGACCGGGGCCACGGTCGTCGACCGCGTGTCCGTGCTCATCACGCACCTCGGCTCGCTCATCACGCAGAACGCCGGCCGGCTGCTCGGCCGCGAGGACGTGCGCGTGCTCACCGAGGCGCTCAAGCGGGTCAACCCCTCGGTCGTCGAGGAGCTCGTGCCGAGCCTGCTCACGCTCGGCGAGGTGCAGCGCGTGCTGCAGGGACTGCTCGCCGAGGAGGTCCCGGTGCGCGACCTCGCCCGCATCTACGAGGCGCTGTCGCTGCGCGCCCGCACGTCGACCGATCCCGAGGGTCTCGTCGAGGCGGCCCGCGCGGCCCTCGGCCCGGCCCTCGCCCAGCCGTACGTGCAGGGCGGCGCGCTGCGGGTCGTCACGCTCGAGCCGATGCTGGAGCACCAGCTGCTCGAGCAGCTGCGTCCCGGCGACGGCGGCTCGCACCTGCTCGTGGACCCTGGCGTGCTCGACTCCGTGCTCGGCCAGCTGCGCCAGGTCGTCGCGGCCGCCGAGAGCGACGGTCGCCCCGTCGTGCTGGCCTGCGCCCCGGCCATCCGCCCGGCGCTGCGCCGACTCGTCGCCCTCGGCCTGCCGCGGCTGCCGGTGCTCGCGTACGGTGAGGTCACCGGCACGGGCGTCACCGTGGAGACCGCGGGGGTGGTGAACGGTGGCCACGCGATTGCTGCTTGA
- the csrA gene encoding carbon storage regulator CsrA produces MLVLSRRVGERLVIGDGIVLTVIEVRGDGVRLGIDAPRDVRVHRAEVLEAVQAANAESAANDEAEAAATADALRRLVPPAKGLTPDDPSATPPDGR; encoded by the coding sequence ATGCTCGTGCTCAGCCGTCGTGTCGGGGAACGGCTCGTCATCGGCGACGGGATCGTCCTCACGGTGATCGAGGTCCGGGGCGACGGCGTCCGCCTGGGCATCGACGCCCCCCGTGACGTGCGCGTGCACCGGGCCGAGGTCCTCGAGGCCGTGCAGGCGGCCAACGCCGAGTCGGCCGCGAACGACGAGGCCGAGGCGGCTGCGACCGCCGACGCGCTGCGCCGGCTGGTCCCGCCCGCGAAGGGCCTCACCCCCGACGACCCCTCAGCAACACCTCCAGACGGCCGATGA
- a CDS encoding chemotaxis protein CheW — translation MEDVDEIVREFLVESYENLDQLDRDLVALEESPGSRPLLSSIFRTIHTIKGTSGFLAFGKLEKVTHIGENLLVELRDGRRQMDQRTTDVLLLLTDTVREILRAIEVDGTEGTVSVDACMAALEAVRAEVPGDKPAAEEPAPAAAAEPAAPAETAAPVVAEAAPVVEAPVAEPVAEVAPAPVASAVPVAPAVPVAPPAAAAPVVPAQGRPPVVEQAPVDEVGTLRGATDTSIRVDVDLLDALMRQVGELVLARNQISRLATGTEDVDLARSAQRLNLIAGELQEGVMKTRMQPIEHVWSKMPRIVRDLAAACHREVQLEMTGGDTELDRGLLEAVKDPLTHLVRNAVDHGIEPASERIAAGKPGKGLLSLRAYHAGGQVVVEVADDGRGIDTEKVAAKALQRGLRTAEQLAVASQAELLQLLFLPGFSTAEAVTNVSGRGVGMDVVRTKIEGIGGNVDVESVVGVGTVWRLRIPLTLAIMPALTVECSGDMYAVPQVNLLELVALDGQGQRAGSGIEYVHAAPVYRLRGELLPLVSLASVLQVDGAADGTVPDQAAVIAVVQADHQRFGLLVDRVLNTEEIVVKPLSARLKSIGAYAGATVLGDGRVALILDVQALARRAMVGEIDGLARDQSRVQEQARASEVEQVLVVGIGGGRRVAMPLASVARLEHVEATQVELVGGREVVQYRGTILPLARLDRILGAYGSEQSDELLVVVYSRGGRSVGMVVHEIVDIVDDDAGRHSDIEDSGLVGSTVLGDRVTELLDVRTAILAADAAFYDDPAVDDGLVAHSDLVGANR, via the coding sequence GTGGAGGACGTCGACGAGATCGTCCGTGAGTTCCTGGTCGAGAGCTATGAGAACCTCGACCAGCTGGACCGCGACCTGGTCGCACTCGAGGAGTCGCCGGGATCGCGCCCGCTGCTGAGCAGCATCTTCCGGACGATCCACACCATCAAGGGAACCTCCGGGTTCCTCGCGTTCGGCAAGCTCGAGAAGGTCACCCACATCGGGGAGAACCTGCTCGTCGAGCTGCGTGACGGGCGACGCCAGATGGACCAGCGCACGACGGACGTGCTGCTGCTCCTGACGGACACCGTCCGCGAGATCCTGCGTGCCATCGAGGTCGACGGCACGGAGGGCACCGTGTCGGTCGACGCGTGCATGGCGGCGCTCGAGGCCGTGCGGGCCGAGGTGCCGGGCGACAAGCCCGCCGCCGAGGAGCCCGCACCCGCCGCTGCCGCCGAGCCTGCAGCGCCCGCTGAGACTGCAGCGCCCGTGGTCGCCGAGGCGGCCCCCGTGGTGGAGGCGCCCGTCGCCGAGCCGGTCGCCGAGGTGGCGCCTGCTCCCGTCGCATCCGCTGTGCCTGTCGCACCTGCCGTGCCCGTCGCCCCGCCCGCCGCTGCGGCGCCGGTCGTGCCGGCCCAGGGCCGTCCGCCGGTCGTCGAGCAGGCTCCGGTCGACGAGGTCGGCACCCTGCGCGGTGCCACCGACACCTCGATCCGGGTCGACGTCGACCTGCTCGACGCGCTCATGCGTCAGGTCGGCGAGCTGGTCCTGGCCCGCAACCAGATCAGCCGACTGGCCACGGGCACCGAGGACGTGGACCTGGCCCGTTCGGCCCAGCGCCTCAACCTCATCGCCGGTGAGCTGCAGGAGGGCGTCATGAAGACGCGCATGCAGCCCATCGAGCACGTCTGGTCGAAGATGCCGCGCATCGTGCGCGACCTCGCCGCCGCCTGCCACCGCGAGGTGCAGCTGGAGATGACCGGTGGTGACACCGAGCTCGACCGTGGGCTGCTCGAGGCCGTGAAGGACCCGCTGACGCACCTGGTGCGCAACGCGGTCGACCACGGCATCGAGCCGGCGTCCGAGCGCATCGCTGCCGGCAAGCCCGGCAAGGGTCTGCTCAGCCTGCGCGCCTACCACGCCGGTGGTCAGGTCGTCGTGGAGGTCGCCGACGACGGTCGGGGCATCGACACCGAGAAGGTCGCGGCCAAGGCGCTGCAGCGTGGTCTGCGGACCGCCGAGCAGCTCGCCGTGGCCAGCCAGGCCGAGCTGCTCCAGCTGCTCTTCCTGCCGGGCTTCTCCACGGCGGAGGCGGTCACGAACGTGTCCGGCCGCGGTGTCGGCATGGACGTCGTCCGCACGAAGATCGAGGGCATCGGCGGCAACGTCGACGTCGAGTCGGTCGTCGGGGTCGGCACGGTCTGGCGGCTGCGCATCCCCCTGACGTTGGCGATCATGCCGGCGCTCACGGTGGAGTGCTCGGGCGACATGTACGCCGTGCCGCAGGTCAACCTGCTCGAGCTCGTCGCGCTCGACGGGCAGGGGCAGCGCGCCGGTTCGGGCATCGAGTACGTGCACGCCGCACCGGTCTACCGGCTGCGCGGCGAGCTGCTCCCGCTGGTCTCGCTCGCGTCCGTGCTGCAGGTCGACGGGGCCGCCGACGGCACCGTGCCCGACCAGGCGGCCGTGATCGCGGTCGTGCAGGCCGACCACCAGCGCTTCGGCCTGCTGGTCGACCGGGTCCTGAACACCGAGGAGATCGTCGTCAAGCCGCTGTCTGCCCGGTTGAAGTCCATCGGGGCGTACGCCGGTGCCACGGTGCTCGGTGACGGCCGGGTCGCGCTGATCCTCGACGTGCAGGCCCTGGCCCGCCGGGCGATGGTCGGCGAGATCGACGGGCTGGCCCGTGACCAGTCGCGGGTGCAGGAGCAGGCCCGCGCGAGCGAGGTCGAGCAGGTGCTGGTCGTCGGGATCGGCGGTGGCCGTCGGGTCGCGATGCCGCTGGCGTCGGTGGCCCGCCTCGAGCACGTCGAGGCCACGCAGGTCGAGCTCGTCGGTGGTCGGGAGGTCGTGCAGTACCGCGGCACGATCCTGCCGCTGGCCCGCCTCGACCGGATCCTCGGCGCGTACGGCTCCGAGCAGTCCGACGAGCTGCTGGTCGTGGTCTACAGCCGCGGCGGGCGCAGCGTCGGCATGGTCGTGCACGAGATCGTCGACATCGTCGACGACGACGCAGGGCGGCACTCCGACATCGAGGACTCGGGCCTGGTCGGCTCGACGGTCCTCGGTGACCGGGTCACCGAGCTGCTCGACGTGCGCACCGCGATCCTCGCGGCGGACGCCGCGTTCTACGACGACCCGGCCGTCGACGACGGTCTGGTCGCCCACTCCGACCTGGTGGGAGCGAACCGATGA
- a CDS encoding chemotaxis protein CheW, whose protein sequence is MSQYVTFTLDGSLYGIDVLRVQEALRSHTRTRVPLSPETVAGLVNLRGQVVLTVDLRTRLGLAKRADAEPMMVVVQVAGEPVSLLVDEIGDVVDVGPETFEAPPETLASGMRSLVLGAHKRQEGLLLILDVDQAAAA, encoded by the coding sequence ATGAGCCAGTACGTGACGTTCACGCTGGACGGCAGCCTCTACGGGATCGACGTGCTGCGCGTGCAGGAGGCCCTGCGCTCGCACACCCGGACCCGGGTCCCGCTGTCGCCCGAGACGGTGGCCGGCCTGGTCAACCTGCGCGGGCAGGTCGTCCTCACCGTCGACCTGCGCACGCGGCTGGGTCTGGCCAAGCGCGCCGACGCCGAGCCGATGATGGTCGTCGTCCAGGTCGCCGGTGAGCCGGTGAGCCTGCTCGTCGACGAGATCGGCGACGTCGTCGACGTCGGTCCGGAGACCTTCGAGGCGCCGCCCGAGACGCTCGCGTCGGGCATGCGCTCGCTGGTCCTCGGTGCGCACAAGCGCCAGGAGGGTCTGCTGCTGATCCTCGACGTGGACCAGGCCGCCGCGGCCTGA